A portion of the Misgurnus anguillicaudatus chromosome 16, ASM2758022v2, whole genome shotgun sequence genome contains these proteins:
- the atox1 gene encoding copper transport protein ATOX1: MTTHEFFVDMTCEGCSGAVTRVLKKLDVKFDIDLPNKKVFIESDKDTDVLLETLKKTGKTVTYIGPK, translated from the exons ATGACG ACTCACGAGTTTTTTGTTGACATGACATGTGAAGGATGCTCTGGTGCAGTAACTCGTGTTCTTAAAAAACTGG ATGTAAAATTTGATATTGATCTCCCCAACAAGAAGGTTTTTATTGAGTCAGACAAAGACACAGATGTGCTGCTAGAAACACTGAAAAAGACTGGAAAAACAGTGACCTACATCGGaccaaaatga